A genomic window from Terrisporobacter glycolicus ATCC 14880 = DSM 1288 includes:
- a CDS encoding AAA family ATPase yields MDIIENLKIQGVSESLIEDVQHFRKEFKVDEKVEHRVTKSPAFYIGEDILSMCISAILEEENILLSGPKATGKNLLSDNLSEIFGRPQWNTSFHINTDSSSLIGTDTFIDNEVRLRRGSVYECALHGGFGVFDEINMAKNDAIVVVHSALDYRRVIDVPGYERINLHPATRFIGTMNYEYAGTKELNEALVSRFLVIDIPAVNEDKLMMILKREFPCTDEEKLNQFAGIFLDLQLKSQNGEISTKAIDLRGLIGALKTIKRGLRPTLAINMGLTGKTFDVYEKEIVDDIIRTRIPEKWESKDLFPNLK; encoded by the coding sequence ATGGATATAATAGAAAACTTAAAAATTCAAGGGGTAAGTGAGTCTCTTATAGAGGATGTACAACATTTTAGAAAAGAATTTAAAGTAGATGAAAAAGTTGAGCACAGGGTGACAAAATCGCCAGCTTTTTATATTGGTGAAGATATTCTGTCAATGTGTATTTCTGCTATTTTAGAAGAAGAAAATATATTATTATCTGGACCTAAGGCTACAGGCAAAAACTTACTTTCAGATAATTTGTCAGAAATATTTGGAAGACCACAATGGAACACTTCCTTTCATATAAACACAGATAGCTCATCACTAATTGGAACAGATACTTTTATAGATAATGAAGTGAGACTTAGAAGGGGATCTGTATATGAATGTGCTCTTCATGGTGGATTTGGTGTTTTTGATGAAATAAATATGGCTAAAAATGATGCTATAGTTGTTGTTCACTCTGCACTAGATTACAGAAGAGTAATAGATGTGCCAGGATATGAAAGAATAAATCTTCATCCAGCAACTAGATTTATAGGTACTATGAACTATGAATATGCAGGTACAAAGGAATTAAACGAGGCTTTAGTTTCTAGATTTTTAGTAATAGATATTCCAGCAGTAAATGAAGATAAATTAATGATGATTTTAAAAAGAGAATTTCCTTGTACCGATGAGGAAAAATTAAATCAATTTGCAGGAATTTTTTTAGACTTGCAACTAAAATCTCAAAATGGAGAAATATCTACAAAGGCAATAGATTTAAGAGGATTAATAGGTGCTCTAAAAACTATTAAAAGAGGACTTAGACCAACTCTTGCCATTAATATGGGGCTTACAGGAAAAACTTTTGATGTTTATGAAAAAGAAATTGTGGATGACATTATAAGAACAAGAATACCAGAAAAATGGGAAAGTAAAGATTTATTTCCTAATTTAAAATAA
- a CDS encoding M18 family aminopeptidase, with amino-acid sequence MKKQFAENLIDYIYDSPTAFNAVETSKDLLLKNGFNELKMNEKWQLKVGGKYFITKNSSSLTAFVINSDNMQDGFRIIGSHSDSPTFKIKPNAEIAVESTYLKLNTESYGGAILSTWFDRPLSIAGRVVLKSENVLCPREEIININRPICIIPNIAIHMNRSINDGYKFNKQKDTLPLVGLINDTLEKDNFLLKEISKELNVDKEDILDFDLYLYEYEKGHIIGPNEEFISSSRLDNLSMAHASLYGLIGSKGKNGINIASIFDNEEVGSSTKQGADSNMLLNLLERICISLGKNREEFFSAIYSSFMISADLAHALHPNFVEKHDPTNKPIMGCGPVIKISANQAYTSDAFSSGVYKNICEKCGVKYQQFVNRSDERGGSTIGPISSTHLDINSVDIGSPILSMHSVRELGSVEDHFNIYKTFVEFYQI; translated from the coding sequence ATGAAAAAACAATTTGCAGAGAATTTAATAGATTATATTTATGATAGTCCAACTGCATTTAATGCAGTTGAGACTAGCAAAGATTTATTATTAAAAAATGGATTTAATGAATTGAAAATGAATGAGAAATGGCAACTTAAGGTTGGTGGAAAGTATTTTATAACAAAAAATTCATCTTCACTGACAGCCTTTGTAATAAACTCTGACAATATGCAAGATGGATTTAGGATAATAGGTTCTCACAGTGACTCACCAACCTTTAAAATTAAACCTAATGCGGAAATAGCTGTAGAGAGTACGTATTTAAAATTAAATACTGAAAGTTATGGTGGTGCTATACTAAGTACTTGGTTTGATAGACCATTGTCTATTGCAGGTAGAGTAGTATTGAAATCTGAAAATGTATTATGCCCGAGAGAAGAGATAATAAATATAAATCGTCCAATTTGTATAATACCAAACATAGCTATTCATATGAACAGAAGCATAAATGATGGATATAAGTTTAATAAGCAAAAAGATACATTACCTTTAGTTGGATTAATTAATGATACTTTAGAAAAAGATAATTTTCTATTAAAAGAAATAAGCAAAGAACTAAATGTAGATAAAGAAGATATTCTTGATTTTGATTTGTATTTATATGAATATGAAAAAGGACATATAATTGGACCAAATGAAGAATTTATATCTTCTTCTAGACTTGATAACTTATCTATGGCTCATGCTAGTTTATATGGATTAATAGGCTCAAAAGGTAAAAATGGCATAAATATAGCTTCTATATTTGACAATGAAGAGGTAGGAAGTTCTACGAAGCAAGGAGCTGACTCTAATATGTTACTAAACTTATTGGAACGAATTTGTATAAGTTTAGGGAAAAATAGAGAAGAATTCTTTTCAGCTATTTATTCATCTTTTATGATATCTGCAGATTTAGCTCATGCTCTTCATCCAAATTTTGTTGAAAAGCATGATCCAACAAACAAGCCTATTATGGGCTGTGGGCCTGTAATAAAAATTAGCGCAAATCAAGCCTATACAAGTGATGCTTTTTCATCAGGAGTATATAAAAATATATGCGAAAAATGTGGAGTAAAATATCAACAATTTGTGAATCGATCTGATGAGCGAGGTGGATCTACAATTGGTCCAATTTCATCAACACATTTAGATATTAATTCTGTGGATATTGGTAGTCCAATTTTATCTATGCATTCAGTAAGAGAACTTGGAAGTGTAGAAGATCATTTTAATATATACAAGACGTTTGTCGAATTTTATCAAATATAA
- the pcrA gene encoding DNA helicase PcrA, whose protein sequence is MISDIIEKLNPAQREAVENTEGPVLILAGAGSGKTRVLTTRIGYLMEDKDVKAENILAITFTNKAANEMRERVEETLEGTDTKEMWITTFHSCCVRILRKSINKIGYNRSFVIYDSPDQVTLIKDCMRELDISDKAFDPKYVLSCISNAKDKLYSPKKFLKLNEGDISKTKVGEIYALYQDRLKRNSALDFDDLIMKTVELFKECPDVLDFYRNKFRYIMVDEYQDTSKAQYELIKLLAKQHQNICVVGDDDQSIYGWRGADIRNILEFERDYDNVKIVKLEQNYRSTQVILDAANHVIANNTERKRKRLWSDKKEGQLIKIQLSENEIDEGDFIVNTISYMKRYEDRDYKDFAVLYRANAQARSVEDALNRAGIPYNIYGGIKFYERKEIKDIIAYLRVIQNPQDDISLKRIINVPRRGIGLRTIEKIEDRASLKEESIYSVLIDIEDNSDISRKARSSISEFVDLMSTLRSFTDVYSVSQVIEKVLDVTGYKEELLKEKNNEGEDRLENLEELISVALEFESSSDEKSLEAFLTGVALSAEPDSEEESEDRVSLMTIHSSKGLEFPVVFLAGMEEKIFPISRAIQSMRDSDIEEERRLCYVGITRAKEELFLTLTRKRTLYGRTNPSIASRFIEELPGDCIERLNKDQKELSFSKANYNILDKYTQKYKMNNMNKVEVAKKANATIKNTSNESNIDDLKLGAKVHHPKFGLGTVVALKGPDVTIAFDNQGIKTINKEYTTLDLV, encoded by the coding sequence ATGATTTCAGATATAATAGAAAAATTAAATCCAGCTCAGAGAGAAGCGGTAGAAAATACAGAAGGACCTGTTTTAATACTTGCTGGAGCTGGATCGGGAAAGACGAGAGTTTTAACTACTAGAATCGGTTATCTTATGGAAGATAAAGATGTTAAAGCTGAAAATATTTTAGCTATAACATTTACAAATAAAGCAGCCAATGAGATGCGAGAAAGGGTAGAAGAAACTTTAGAAGGAACAGATACTAAAGAAATGTGGATTACAACATTCCACTCTTGTTGTGTTCGTATTCTTAGAAAAAGTATAAATAAAATAGGCTATAATAGAAGTTTCGTAATTTATGATAGTCCAGACCAAGTTACTTTAATTAAGGACTGTATGAGAGAACTGGATATTAGTGATAAGGCATTTGATCCTAAATATGTATTAAGTTGTATATCTAATGCAAAGGATAAATTATATTCTCCTAAAAAGTTCTTAAAATTAAACGAAGGTGATATATCTAAAACAAAGGTAGGAGAAATCTATGCACTGTACCAAGATCGTTTAAAAAGAAATAGTGCCTTAGATTTTGATGACTTAATAATGAAAACAGTTGAGCTGTTTAAAGAATGTCCAGATGTATTAGATTTTTATAGAAATAAATTTAGATACATAATGGTAGATGAATACCAAGACACTAGTAAAGCACAATATGAATTAATAAAATTATTAGCAAAACAACATCAAAATATTTGTGTTGTTGGAGATGATGACCAAAGTATTTATGGCTGGAGAGGTGCTGACATAAGAAATATCCTAGAATTTGAAAGGGATTACGACAATGTTAAAATAGTAAAGCTTGAGCAAAACTATAGATCAACACAAGTAATACTAGATGCAGCCAACCATGTTATTGCAAATAATACAGAAAGAAAAAGAAAAAGACTTTGGAGTGACAAAAAAGAAGGGCAACTAATAAAAATCCAATTGTCAGAAAATGAAATTGATGAAGGTGATTTTATAGTAAATACTATTTCATATATGAAGAGATATGAAGATAGAGATTATAAAGATTTTGCCGTTTTATATAGAGCCAATGCACAAGCACGTTCTGTAGAAGATGCATTAAATAGGGCTGGTATACCATATAATATTTATGGTGGTATTAAATTCTATGAAAGAAAAGAAATAAAGGATATTATAGCTTATCTTAGAGTAATACAAAACCCTCAGGATGATATATCTTTAAAAAGAATAATAAACGTTCCTAGAAGAGGAATAGGCCTTAGAACTATAGAAAAAATAGAAGATAGAGCCAGTTTAAAGGAAGAAAGTATTTATTCTGTATTAATTGATATAGAAGATAACTCAGATATATCAAGAAAAGCTAGATCTAGTATAAGTGAATTTGTAGATTTAATGTCTACATTAAGAAGTTTTACAGACGTATATAGTGTTAGTCAAGTTATTGAAAAAGTATTGGATGTGACAGGATACAAAGAAGAATTATTAAAAGAAAAAAATAATGAAGGTGAAGATAGACTAGAAAACTTAGAAGAACTTATATCAGTAGCTTTAGAGTTTGAAAGCTCAAGCGATGAAAAGAGCTTAGAAGCATTTTTAACAGGAGTGGCTCTTAGTGCTGAACCAGATAGCGAGGAAGAATCTGAGGATAGAGTTTCTTTAATGACAATACATTCATCAAAAGGTCTTGAATTCCCTGTAGTATTTTTAGCAGGAATGGAGGAAAAAATATTCCCAATTTCTAGAGCAATACAATCAATGAGGGATAGTGACATAGAAGAAGAACGAAGACTTTGCTATGTTGGAATAACTAGAGCAAAAGAAGAACTATTCTTAACTTTAACAAGAAAGAGAACTTTATATGGAAGAACGAATCCTTCAATTGCATCTAGATTTATAGAAGAATTACCAGGTGATTGTATAGAAAGATTAAATAAAGATCAAAAAGAATTATCTTTCTCAAAGGCAAATTATAATATTCTTGATAAATATACTCAAAAATATAAAATGAATAATATGAATAAGGTTGAAGTTGCTAAAAAAGCAAATGCTACTATAAAAAACACATCGAATGAAAGTAATATAGACGACTTAAAACTTGGAGCTAAAGTACATCATCCTAAGTTTGGTCTGGGAACAGTAGTTGCCCTAAAAGGCCCAGATGTGACTATAGCTTTTGATAACCAAGGTATAAAAACTATAAATAAAGAATATACAACTTTAGACTTAGTTTAA